The Sulfurihydrogenibium subterraneum DSM 15120 genomic interval CCAAGTTTAAAAAAGTAAAGTTTAAAGAATATAACAAATGGATTTAGTATAAGTTTGTAAAGTTTAAACTTTTTACCTTGAGAGTGCATAATCTCTGCCATCTTTTTTGCGTAATCTACTGTCTTGATAAACTGATGGTAAAGGTTTTTATAAGAGTAGTGATATAAATCTCCTTCTAATTTTCCTACTTTTCCTTGACATACAACTTCTTCGTGTAATTTTCCTTCGTATCTGACTTTATCTTTCTTAAAAAGTCTCTTTCTGTATTCGGGATACCATACGTAGTTTAAAAACCTACCAAGGTAGTAAGTTCTCCTTGGGACTTCATAACAGTCATACTTTGGATTTTTTAGCTCTTTTTTTATATTTTCCTGTAATTTTTTAGATAGCTCTTCATCTGCATCTAAAACAAAGACCCATTCTCCATTACATAGGGATAAGCCATAATTAACTTGAGATGGATAATCGTCAAACTCTCTAAAAAAAACTTCAGCTCCTAAGTTTTTTGCTATCTCAACGGTTTTATCTGTAGAGCCACTGTCTAACACAATAATTTCATCTGCAATATCTACTACGCTTTTTATTGTCCTTGCTATATTTTTTTCTTCGTTTTTTGTTAAAATCAAAACAGATAGTTTCATACGATAATTTTATCATTTTTTAATTAAAATTGTCGTTAGAGCTGAAAGACTGTTGATAAACACTATGGTGTATCCTGTAGGCAGGTCAAAGTTGTAAGAAAGTGTTAATGATATTAGTATCAGTATAAACCCTGTTATAGTAGCATAAATTAGATGGTTTTTACTAAAGAGTTTTAAAGATATTAAAGATGGTGCTATAAGTATTGAAAAGACAACCAACACTCCTGCCAGTTTTACAGAGCTTGTTAAAGTTATTGCAAAAGTAGTAAAAAAGAGTATATCTTTTAAAAATCCTTGGGTATTTCTTACAACAAAGTATAAAAACAGCCCTATAATCAGATAAAGAATAGAGACTTTGAATATCTCATTGTATGAAGTAAACAGAATGTCGTATGCAAGTAGGTTGTTTAACTCTTCTAATCCGTGGGGAGATTTTGACATTACTATAAAAACGCCTGACATTCCAAGAGCGTAAATCAAGCCTATAAAAGCTTCTTGAAGAGATTTTTCTTTATGGCTTATGTAAGCTATCAAAATAGCTGTTAAAACTGCCAGTAATAAAGATATAGGATATAAAAACTTTCCTTCAAAAAGGTAAAGAGAGACGGCAACTCCCAGAGCTGCCATCTGCCCAACTGCAAGGTCTGTAAATATTATGTTCCTTTTTATTATCTGTAGTCCGTAGTAAGAGTGTATAAGCAGTAAAACTATACTCAGTAAGAGAGGAGGTAGAATAAGGTCAATCATTTGTTATTCTCCTTACTATCTCATCAAACAAGCTGAATATATCATTAACCTGCTGAGTTGCGCCAACATCGTGGGGTATTATTACATACTTTACTCCTGATTTTTCACTCAAAAATTGGGCTGGTTTTAAAGGATGATATACGTCTTGTAGTATAAGACTTACTTTTTCTGTTTTTATTGTTTGAAGGAGATTTCCAAGGTGTTTAGCTGTAGGAGGGATACCTGGAAGAGGCTCTATAGTGCCAACCGCAACTATCTGGTATCTGTTTAAAAAGTAGTCAAAAAGTTTGTGATACTCAATTACTTTCATACCTTTAACTTTTGCAAGTTTTCCATTCCACTGCTGTAGCTTTTCGTTAAATCTTTGTTTAAAGATTTTGTTGTTGTTTTCGTAAGTTTGGCAGTTTTGTGCATCTAACTTACAGAGCTTGGCGGTTATAACATCGGATATTACTGGAATGTTATAAGGGTCTAAGTGGAAGTGAGGGTTTCCTTCTGGATGAATATCGCCAAAAGCTCTTGAAATATTTTCAGGTTTTTCTATCAGCTTTATAAACTGAGATAAGTCTAAAAATCCAGAAGATGAAGGCTGTATTTTACTATTGTTAGCTTGATTTAAAAGGGGAGGAAGCCAGCCAACCTCTAAGGAAGCTCCGTTTATTATAAGTAAGTCTGCATCTCTAAGTTTTACACTTAAAGAAGGTTTTGGAACTACAAAGTGAGGGTCTAAATTACCAGAAGCAAGATAATCAACTTGAGCCTTATCTTGAACTATCTCTTTTGTGATACTTGCTATGTAAGGATAAGTAGCAACTATCTTCATTTTTGCACTTGCTATGTTTAGAGTTAGTAAAAGAGTTATAAAAAAGTATATAAATCTCTTCATTGTCTTTGCCTCCTGTAAAGTGTTTTAAAATCCGTGAGCTCCATGAGATCCTATAGCAATGTTAAACTGGAGTATGACTTCTTGGTTAGTTTTTCTTTGGAAGTCCTGAGTAAATAGACTTTTATCGTAATTATACTGTAGTCTAATTCTTGAAAACTCAGAAGGTAAAAAGTCTATCATAAATGAGTATCTGTAAAGGTTATCTGGAAGGTTTTTATTTACTCCGTTTACAATAACGTCATTTTTGTTTATAAGGTCATATCTTATACCTGCTCTCCATCTTTGGTCAAACTTGTAAACAACCTGAGAGTATAATCCCCCTTGTTTAGCCTCTCTTGACGGAGTAATTAAATTTCCTGCATCGTATTCATAAACCTTTCCGTCAAACTTTCTGTAAAGGTACTCTGACTGCCAAGTGATGTATCTGTAAGAGTCTATGTTGTATCTAACTGTAAGGTCAGCTCCGTAAATCTTGGTTGTACCAGATAGAGCGTGTGGGTCTTCATCTTCTAAGTGGTCTATCCTCGTGCCACCTTGTGCATAGGATAGCCCTGCTAATATAGAAGCATTACCTACATCAAAAGATGGTTTTATAAAGAGCGTATAAAGATTAGGTTTTTTAGTGTCTGATATTTTAATGTTGTCTCCAGTTCCATCTTTCTTTGTGTTTATAGTAAAGCCGTTTCTGTTAAAGTTGTTTTCGTTGTCTCCTTGAAGGACTTCAAAGCCAATCTGTAGGTAAAAAGGTGTAGGTGCAAGCCAAGTAATCTGAGCTCCTTTTTCAAGAAGGTTGTGAGGACCAAAAATTGCGTAGTACACAAGAGGTGCATCTACAAAGTCCCAGTAGTGATGGTGTTGTTCGTTTAATCTTCCAAACTTACTGTAAAACTTACCAGCTTTTAATCCTAAGTTGTAAGGAAGCTGTCTTGTTTTTATGTAAGCTTCTTCTATCTCAAAAGCATTTTCTCTTAAGTGAAATATACCAACTAAATCAAAGTACGGGTCTACTGCTTGAGCAATGTAAAGATGAGCGTAATTTAAGTTAAAACCTCTTTCTGCATTGTAAGGACCTTCTCCTTCGTGTCCGTCGTGGGAGTGGAAAAGTCCGTGGTTAAATCCAGGCATCATTACAGATTTATAAATGTCATCTGTAAGATTTCTGCTTACGTAAGAAAAGTCAAATAGTAAAGATATGTCTGGAACAAACTTTGCTTGTGAAAATGGGTTAGAGAGTATCTTTTCAATAGGGTCTCTACCATCTACATTTTTTAGTTTTTCTCTTGTCTGATCTAAAACTTCTTGATTTTCTTGAAGTTGCTTGACCTTTTCTTGAAGCTGCTGAATTATCTGTTGTTGTTCTTGTAGCTGTTTTTTTAGTTCATCTAACTCTGAAGCTGTAGCTATAGTAAAAGGTATTAATGCGGTTAATAAATACTTTTTCATAGATTACACCTCCTCTTTAAAATTTTTTAAAGTTTAAAAAAGACTGATGGATAAAGATTTTTAAAGGTAGAGAGGAGGCGACCTTGGAAGAGTATTTATCGGAATTATTTTTTGAATATAAATTTGATAAAATAAAACTTTATAACTTTCTTTATACTTTACTATCTCAAAATTTAAACCTAAACTACTTGGGTCTTGAGATTGTTGGTTTATTTGTAATACACAGATTTGACAGTCAGGATGAGGCTGGTTATCTTCGTGGTGGTGGGTTAGCGTAATACTGTTTACAAATAACAGATAAAAACTTATAAAAAGACTGAGTAATTTTTTAAATCTCATTAACCTACTTTACAGCTGCCATTAAGATTGCTTCACAAACAACCTGTCCGTCTACTTTCGCAACCGCTTTTATTTTTCCCATAGACCTTTTTATGTTTATTCCTTCTACTTCAAATACAATCTGGTCTCCGGGGACTACTGGTTTTCTAAACTTTGCCTCTTCTATACTTGCAAACAAAACAGTTCCGTTTGTTATGTTTGCCTTTTTTAACATTAAGTAAGCTCCAACCTGAGCCATAGCTTCTATGATTAAAACTCCCGGCATTACAGGATTATCAGGAAAGTGTCCTACAAAGAAAGGCTCATTATAAGTCACATTTTTTAATGCTTTTATTTTCATATTTTCAACATCTAACTCTAATATTCTATCAACTAATAAAAAAGGGTATCTGTGAGGTAAAACTTTCATAATATCCATTACATTTTCCATAATAGTCCTCCAAGATGGGTGTCTAAAATTACAAATATCATATATATTATACTTACAAAACCGTTAACTGTAAAAAAAGCCTTATTTATTTTAGATAAATCATTTTCTTTTATCAACATATGCTCATACACTAAAAATCCTGTTAAAACAAACACTCCTATAAAGTATATTAAACCCATACCTGCAAGAAATCCTGTAAGTAAGATAAATAAAAACGTTAAAAAGTGGAAAAATCTTGCTATGTAAATAGATTTTTTTATACCATACTTAGCAGGAATTGAATAAATACCAAAAGTCTTATCAAACTCGTAATCTTGAAGAGCATATAGAATATCAAACCCTGCAACCCAGAAAGCCATTGCAATGCCTAATGTAATTGCCGATAACTCTACACTACCTTTAAGTGCTATACTTACAGCTACAGGAATTAAAAAGTAAACAGCTCCTAAAATAAGATGAACGTATTGAGTAAACCTTTTTCCAGCAGGATATATCAAAAGTAAAAGAATAACTACTGGTGAGAGCCAAAAAGCAACCATGTTTAGTTTATAGGCACTATACATAAACAAAATAGAAGCGGTTAAACCAAGAGCCATCATCTCCCAAGGTCTAACTTCTCCTTTAGCAGAAGGCCAGTTTTTTGTTCTTGGATTTAATCTATCTATAGGCGTATCTATATACCTGTTAAAAGCCATTCCTGCAGTTCTTGCAAAAACCATTGCAAGTATAATCCAAAAAATTTTATTAACATCTGGTAAACCTTTTTCAATTATGAAAATAGATGATATACCAAAAGGTATTGCAAAAATCGTGTGAGAAAACTTTATAAGTTCAAGATACGTTTTAAGTTTATTTATCACTTGTTAACACATCCTATAAAATTTAAAATTATAATAATTATATCAAGCTTTGGAGTTATAAGTTGATTAACAAAAAGGAGGTCGTAAAGATTATGAAGAAGGTTGTATTACCTGTTGTAATAATACTGGCTTTGGCGTTTTTTGTAAAGGCACAGCTTGGAAAATATCAGGAAGGATACAAACAAAATGTTGAAGGTAGGTCTTATAGCTTTTCTACTTTGGAAGCTATAGATAATGAAAGAACAAAACTTATTGAAAGCGTTTCTCCGGGGGTTGCTACCGTTTTTACAACACAGGAAATCACAGTTAACAACCCGTTCTTTGATATGCCTTTTGGAGATTTTTTTGGCGTTCCAAACACTCCTCAATTTAAACAAAAAAGACAAGGACTTGGTTCTGCATTTATAGTCGATGTAGATTACAACAAAAAAGTTGTCTATCTTCTTACAAATAACCACGTAGTAGAAAATGCAAAAGATATTCAAGTTCAGTTTAAAAACAAAATGATTTTAAAAGCTAAAGTGGTAGGTGGAGATAAACTTAGTGATGTTGCAGTTTTAGAAGTGCCATTTAAAAAAGGTATAGAGGACTTTGCTTCTAAAAATGTTTTAAAACTTGGCGATTCAGACCAGCTTAAAGCAGGTTCAACTGTCATTGCAATAGGTGCTCCACTGGGATTATCAGACACTGTAACCATAGGTATAGTATCAGCTAAAAACAGACAGATAGAAGACAGACCCGGTGAAGGATTTATACAAACAGATGCAGCCATCAACCCAGGAAACTCAGGTGGACCACTTATAAACGTGAGAGGTGAGGTTGTAGGTATAAATTCTGCAATAATAGCAGGAGCTCAAGGTCTTGGGTTTGCCGTTCCTATTAATCAAGCTAAATGGGTAATGGATCAGATACTAAAATACGGTAAAGTAAAGAGAAGTAAAATAGGCGTTATCATTCAACCACTAACGGCAGATTTATCAGAACATTTTGGAGTTAACGAAGGTGCATTAGTATCAAGTGTTCAACCTGGTGGACCTGCAGATAGAGCTGGCATAAAAGCTGGAGATATCATAGTGGAAGTCAATGGAAAGAAGATTTCTGACATATCAGACCTTCAAAATCAAGTTATGAAAAATCCTCCGGGTTCAAAATTAAAAATTAAAGTTATTAGAGATGGCAAAGAGCTTACTTTTGACGTTATTACAGTTCCTCTAGAATCAGATGAAACAGCTTCTACAGAAGAATCAGGTCAGGCAACAAACATAGAGAATACAATAGGTCTTATAGTAAAAGATATCACTCCTGAGTTGATAAAAAGGTATGGTCTTCAAAAAGTAGATTATGGTGTTTTAGTGTATGCTGTCAAAGAAGGGTCTGTGGCTGAGGAAGCAGGATTGCTGGCAGGTGATATAATTTTATCAGTTAACAAAAAACCTGTAAAATCTTCAGCAGAGTTCTGGCAGATTATAAACAAAGCAAAAAGTGAAAAACAGGATAGCGTTTTACTCTACGTCCAGAGAGGAGATAACAGAATATACACAACACTATCTTTAAGATGATAGCGTTATTTGGTGGAAGTTTTGACCCAGTTCATCTGGGTCATTTAAGAATTGCTGAAGATGTTAGAGAGTTTTTTAATTTAGAAAAAATTATATTTATACCGGCTTATCTATCTCCTTTAAAAGAATCTTCTAACGCCTCTGCTGAAGATAGGTTTAATATGCTAACTTTATCTAAAAAAAATAATCCGTACTTTGAAGTATCCGATTACGAGATAAAAAAATGTGGAAAGTCTTATACGATAGAAACAGTTGAGTACTACGAAAGACTATTGACTCATAAGCCAATTTTAATACTTGGTTCTGACTCTTTCTTAACTTTACATAAATGGAAAAGACCAGAAGATTTGCTAAAAAAAGCTAATTTTATAGTTGTAGGAAGAGGTAAAGACAGTTATAAGATGGTTAAAAACTACTTAAAAATGTTTTTTAGATTCCGTAATGTTTTTTACAATGAAAGTAGTATAAAGGAAGGGATATATTTTTTTGACAGTCGTAGAATTGATATATCTTCAACAGAAATAAGGGAAAAAGTAAAGTTGGGAAAGTCTATAAAGTATTTAGTGTTAGAAGAGGTTGAGAATTACATAAAAGAAAAAAATCTTTATAAAAACAGCCCATAAAGGGCTGTCTGTTGCGTATTAATGAGTTTTATAACCTTTTTCAGCTACTTTAACTAATCTTAAAAAGTGAAAAGCAAGACTTATAGCTCTGAAAAATTGAGATATTAAAGAATGCATTTTTCTTCTATCAGCATCTGAAAATCTAAACTTTGCCTGTGCCATTTTTAAATCCTCCTATTTAAGGTATTAATTTCCAGAAAGGTTTACCTTGTAACTTCCATAAGAACGCATAATGTAATCCTAATTTAAACCATGCTCCGGCTTTACCTGGTTCTGCAACGCAAATATCTAAGTCTCTTCCGTACTCTCCATATTTGGCTCTATTTCTTGCAACTGGGAATATAGCAATAGTTCCAGCCATACCGTCAAATATGCCGTTTTTCATAGAAGCAACACAAAGCCCTGGTGTTTCTGCCATAGATGCTGTATTTTGAGGCTCTCTTCCTTCTATCATATCTACTATGTTTAAGGCTGCAGCCTTACCAGAAAGCTCTGCTGTGTATCCAGTTCTTGGAGGTGCAGGAGATATTATCGTTCCGTTTGGAGATTTACCTGGTTTAGATAAAGGTCCCGGTGGTGCAAATGCAATTCCTGCCGCAAATATGTTTTTATATATAGGGTTTTGGTATGTTTTAGGCCAGTCTGGACCGTCTAACTCTTCATAAGGTTTTCCGTAAACAGCGTCAACTTTTACAAATCCTGCAGGATTGCACATTTTATCTTTAATATCGTTTCCATCTTTATCTATCCATTTAATAGGTTGTCCTGCAAAAGGTGGTAATAACATTGCAAAGTCATATTCTATCTCTTTAAACTCACCATCTAAGTTTTCGGTATATATCTTTTTGTCGTCAACTTTGTGAACATGGCTCCTTATTTCGTACTTTATATCGTAGTCATAGAATATTGCCTCTGCCATCATCTCTGATGTAAATATTAAGGAACCTCGTTTAGCTTCAAGTCCATCTATTCCAAAATCTCCCAATCTTGGCTCATTAGAAAGCCATATAAGTTCAACTCTATCTCTTAGACCTCTATCTACTAAATCGTTATGGACGTTTGTTATAAACTCAAAACCTGCACCTTGACATGTACATCCACCATGCCCTGTACCTATGACTATTCTTGCTTTATCTCCTTTTTCTAACCTTTTTACAAGTTCAAGGTATGCTTTAGCTGTCTCCACTGCATGGGGTGGTGTACATACTGAATATGTATAACCGTTGTCAGGTCCAAGTCCAGGTGTTGCCGCAAAGTTAAGTCTTGGACCAGTTGCAACCAAAAGATAATCATAATTGAGCCTTTTTGAGTCTTGAGTTCCGTGAGGCTGGATTATAACGTAATTTTCATCTGGGTGAACTTCTGTTAGAAATCCTCTTTCGTACTTAATACCAAACTTATCGTAAACAGGTTTAAGTGGAAACTGGGTTTTTTCCACCGGCATCTGACCAACACCAACCCAAATAAGAGAAGGGATGTAATTAAACGTTTCGTTGGGAGTAACAACTGTGATTTCGTGCTGACCCTTTAACCTATCCGCTAAAATAAGGGCTGCATAGTGCCCTGCAAATCCACTTCCGGCAATAACAATTTTTGCCATGACTTCCTCCTGCAAAAAATTTGAAAAATTTATTAATAACCATATCATAATACTAACAGTGTTAGTTAGCAACAACTAACTAATAAAAATCATACAAAAAATTTCAATTAAAATTAGATAATGAATTGATAGGTTATTCATTGATTTATATCAAAAAAGGAGCATTTGATGAACTGGATTTTAATAAACAGACACAAAATTTTTGTTAAAGGCAAAAAATCAAAGTTAAACTTAAAAGGTATAAATGAAGAACATAAAGCATTTTTACATAACATTTTAAGTAATGACATTGTAAATTTAGAAAGTGGTAAGTTTAATTACAATTTAATGTTAGATAGTAAAGGGTCTGTTTTATCGGATTTTTTCGTTTATAACGATGAGAATATTTATATTTTAGATACGGAAGAAGACCCTTTTCAAACTATTGAAAAGTTAAATAAGTTAAAACTATCTCTTCAGATAACATTTGAAGTTTTAACTTGGAAGCATATATATATTTTTGGAGATGATACAGAAGAGTTTATAAAAAGTTTAGGATTAAATGTTGAAAAGTTTAGCTTTACAAAAAAAAATGGTTATTACATTGCAAAAAATCCTTTAAGATTAGGAATGACTGGATACGATATATTTGGAGATGTTGAAAGTGTATTAAATCTGTTAAATCCAAAAGATGAAATATCACCACAAGATTTTGAAGATTTAAGAATAAAAAACTGTATGCCAAAGGTAAAAAAAGAACTAAAAGAAAACATACTTCCTTTAGAAACTAACATATGGAAGTACGCCATTAGTTTAAATAAGGGCTGCTATGTAGGACAAGAGGCTATTGCAAGAGTTTACTACAGAGGCAAACCACCAAGAGTTATGGCTAAATTTTTAATAAACAAAAATATCAAAGAAGAAGATAAAATAGTTTTTGAAGGAAAAAACATAGGAATAATAACGTCAATTATAAGTGATGGAAAGAGTGGACTTGGGTTTATATTGAGAGCTAAAGCTCAGGAAGGTAAAGATTATGATGGTATAATACTTGAAAAAGTTTGTGAAGATTTGAATGTATGAAAAGGAGATTTTAGATAACTTTCAAGAGCCAATTATTCTGATAAATAAAGAGGGAAACATACTTTACTCTAATCCAGCTTTCGACTCTTACATTTCTTCCTTCTCAAAAAACGATATAATAAATCTTTTAAAAGAAGTTTTATCTATAAGATATTTAGAAGAAGGTCTTTCTGTTAAAAATTATCTAATAAATATTGGAGATTCTTATCTTTCTGTAGATATTTATCCATTTAAAGATATGTATATAGTTTTACTAAAAGATTTCACAAGACTTATAAAGTTAGAAGAGGAATTAAAGAAAGAAGGGACTTTATCCGCTGTATCAAAATTTTTAATACAGCTTTTCCACGACATAAAAGGACCAATAACAGGTATAAAAGCAGCTGCTGGGTTTTTAAAGGAAAATCCTGAAGATTTAGATTTATTAGATGACATTATCTATGAAGTAAACAGAATACAAGATTACATAAATCAGTTATCGTCTTTATCAAGGCCTTTAAAGTTAAATTTATCTTATCAAAACATTCATAAATTAATAGATGAAGTAGTAAAAAAATACGAAAGTTTGTATATAAATGTAAAATTTGTTAAACTCTACGACCCAAGTCTTCCAGAGATTCTCATTGATAAAGAAAAAATCATATCTGTTATTGAAAATTTAATAAAAAATGCAATTGATGCTGTAAATCAAAAAGGAGAAATAACACTACAAACAGGTATATCTTTTGACCCTGTTTTTTCTCCAAGAATGAATAAAGTATCAATAAAGATAAAAGACAGTGGAAAAGGTGTCCCACAAGACATTGTTGATAAAATATTTCTACCTCACTTTACAACAAAAGAAAGTGGGTCTGGTATTGGACTTGCAAATGCTTATAATGTTGTAAAAAGTCATAAAGGTGTATTAAGATATATAGGAGATGCTACATTTGAAATACTATTACCTATTAGGATAGAGATTGAAAGCAATAATATTTGAAGATGAAAAAACAACCCGTAGTGTATTAAAAAGAGTTTTAAATAAAGAAAATATAGAAGTTTACGATTTTGAATCTGGAGAAGATGCTTTAGAAAAAGTCAAAAGTATTAATCCAGATTTTGTATTTTTAGACATAGGTCTTAAAAACTTCAATGGTTTAGAAATCTTAAAATCTATAACATCTTTAGAAAATTATCCTTATGTAGTGATAATCTCTGGACATTCAGAGTATAACTATCTAATCCAAGCTATGAAGTACGGAGCTTTTGATTACATAGTAAAACCTTTTGATATAGAGAGAATTAAGCAGGTAATAAATGAAATAAAAGAAAGTCTAAAAGCTAAGTTAATTTCACAAGTACCTACTGAGGAAGTTATTGGGAAAAGCTCAGCGATGAAGGAAGTGTTTAAACTTGTAGGTAGAGCTGCCAACTCAAAAGACCCAGTGCTTATAACTGGTGAAAGTGGAACAGGTAAAGAGGTAATAGCAAATTTAATACATAAGTACTCAGACCGCTGTGAAAAACCCTTTATAGCCATAAATATGGCATCTATTCCCATAGGACTTATAGAAAGCGAACTTTTTGGTTATGAAAAAGGTGCATTTACAGGAGCTTACAAATCAAAAGAAGGAAAGTTTATTCAAGCCGATGGAGGAACCCTATTTTTAGACGAGATAGGAGAGATACCTTTAGAGTCTCAGGCTAAAATGTTACGAGCAGTTCAAGAAATGGAAATTCAACCTTTAGGCTCAAACAAAACTAAAAAGGTAGACGTAAGAATAATAACAGCTACTAATAAAGATTTAATAAAATTAGTTGCAGAAGGAAAATTTAGAGAAGACCTATTTTATAGATTATCAGTAATAGAGATAAGAATTCCGCCTTTAAGAGAAAGACGAGAGGATATTCCAGATTTA includes:
- a CDS encoding sigma-54-dependent transcriptional regulator is translated as MKAIIFEDEKTTRSVLKRVLNKENIEVYDFESGEDALEKVKSINPDFVFLDIGLKNFNGLEILKSITSLENYPYVVIISGHSEYNYLIQAMKYGAFDYIVKPFDIERIKQVINEIKESLKAKLISQVPTEEVIGKSSAMKEVFKLVGRAANSKDPVLITGESGTGKEVIANLIHKYSDRCEKPFIAINMASIPIGLIESELFGYEKGAFTGAYKSKEGKFIQADGGTLFLDEIGEIPLESQAKMLRAVQEMEIQPLGSNKTKKVDVRIITATNKDLIKLVAEGKFREDLFYRLSVIEIRIPPLRERREDIPDLVELFTKQALERYRLSSGGFTQESIKFLVNYSWPGNVRELKNLVFKLIALYRERPITPDLLPANIKGEEEKTADWKSGLLIEARKMLTRKRKNIYIKLIEEAEYILIKEALKFTNGNISQAAEYLGLHRNTIAKKIKDLDISLED